The DNA region TGGAGCCCAGCCACGCGCGCGCGCGCTCCGAGGCGGCGCCGTCCTCCACCACGACCGCCTGGAGCAGCGACGCCATGGCCGCCTCGACGGCGGGTGCATCGTCCCCCGCCACCGTGAGCAATTCCGCGAGCGCGCCCCCGACGCCGCCGATCTGCTCGCGCTCGGCGAGGAGCCGCGCCACGGCTGGAGCGTAGCCATGATACTCGCGCGTCTCCTCCTCGAGCGACGCGACGCGGGCGTCGTAGCGGCGCGCGCGTTCTTCGCCCTCCGCGCGGGCCGCGCGGGCGGCGGACTCGGCCGAGCGCGCCTCGTCCAGCGCCGCGGCCGCGGCGGCGCGCGCGGACTCCAGTTCGTCGATCTCCAGGGTGATCTTTCGGCTGCGCTCCTCGAACAGGTCCCCTTGCTCGCCCAGCGTGGCCAGCTCACCCTCCAGCAGCGCCGCCTCGTCGGCCAGCCGCTCGCCGCGCTCGGCCGCCTCGCGTGCCCGCGCCTCCGACTCGGCCATGGTGGCCCGTAGCTCGGCGAGCCGGCGGTTGACCTCCTCGTCCCTCTCGCGCAGCGCCATTTCCTCGGCGCGCGCCGCCATGAGCGCTTCTCGCAATTGCTGCTGCCACGCGTAGGCGGCCTTTACGTCCGTGTCGGCACGTTCCAGCTCGGCCGCGCGTTCGCCGCGCTCGGTGCGAAGCTCCTCTATTTCGCGCCCGTAGGCGACGCGGGCGGCGCGCAACTCCACCCGCTCGGCCTCGAGCTGGCCCAGTCGCCGCTCGGCGTGCGCCGCGCGCTCGTCACCCACCGCTATGGCGCGCTCGCGCTCGGAGATCAGCCGGCTCACACGCTCCAGCTTCTCGGCGACGCCGCTGCGCTCGCGGTTGAGCTCGGCGAGTTCTATGCGGCCGCGCTCCAGGTCGGCCTCCACGCGGCTGAGTTCGGCCCGCTCTTCCGGCGAATCGCCTCCCATCTCCGTCAGCCGCTCGGTGAGCCGGGCCAGTTCGACGTCGGCGTCGACGAGGTCGCGCTCGACCAGCGTGATCTCGAGCGACAGGCGCCTGTCACGGAGCTGCTTGTAGCGCTCGGCTCGGCCTCGCTGCCGGGCCAGGCTGCGCACCTTGCTCCGCACTTCGCCTATCAGATCCTCCAGGCGTTCCAGGTCCGCCTCGGCGCTCTCCAACCGCCGTTCGGCGACGCGCCTGCGGTCCTTGTATCGCCCGATGCCGGCGGCCTCTTCGAACAGCTCGCGGCGCTCGTCGGCGCGATCGGACAGAATGGCGTCGACCATGCGCTGCTCGATGACAGCGTAGGTGTTCGCACCCAGGCCCGTGTCGCGGCACGCGTCGACCACGTCCTTCAGCCGCACCACGTTGCCGTTCAGGCGGTACTCGCTGCCCGACTCCCGGAAGACCACTCGCCCCAACTCGACGGCGTCGTAGGGGACGGCCATCCGCCGTGTCTCGTTGCTGAAGCGGAGCGCGACCTCGGCGCGGCTCAGGCGCTTGCGCTCCGACGTGCCGGAAAAAATCGCGTCGTCCATGCGGCCGCTACGGATGGCCGAAGCCCGCTGCTCCCCCAGGACCCAGCGAATGGCGTCGCTGATATTGGATTTGCCCGAGCCGTTGGGCCCGACGATGGCCGTGACGCCATCGTGAAACTGGAGCTCGGTGCGGTCCGCGAAGGACTTGAAACCCTGCAGCGCCAGGCCCTGGAGCTTCATGGTGTGGCCACCCAGCCGGAGACGCGCACGAGCGCGGGGTCGAGGCCTGCCTGCGCCAGCGGGTCCGCCAGCACCGGGGCCTGTTCACGCAGCTCGAACGCGCCCGCGTAAATGCGCGTGGCGCCGTCCGGGGCAACCGGCACCGGGTAGGCCGGGATACCGGCGTCCAGCAGTTCGGCCGCGCGAGCGCGAGCGGCCGCGGCGGTCTCTGCCTCGTCGATCAAGAAGCCGAACGAGGTGGGCCGCACGTCCCATTCACCCACGGTGGCCTTACGCCCATCGCCATAGAGAATGTCGCGCACCGCGACAGCTTCCATGCTGTCCGCGTAGGGACCCGCCATGACTCGGTAATACACCACCTGGTCCAGCAGAAACGGCGTGATCAAGAAAGGCATCTCGCCGTCACCCCCGTTCAGGCGCTCCAGCCGTCGACGCGCCGTGCCGAGGTCCTGGTGCGCCTCGATGGCGACCGTGTAGCCCAAGGGGGTGATCTCGCCGCGCACCGGCGGCGCCGGGATGGCGGCCTCGGTCACCGCCGGCTCGTCCGTGGCCACGACCGCCCCCTCCGTCCCGATACCGCCCACGGGCTCGGCGCCCGCTTCGGGCAACAGGCGAATCAGCGCGAACACGAGGATCGCGGCCAGGAGGACGAGCAGGACCCACATGCCCACGCGGAGCTTGCGGGGCGGCCCGGCGGCGGAGCCCTCTTCAACAGCCGCGTCGACCTCGGCGGGCGCGACAACATCGAACGCCCCGTCGACCTCGGCGGTGGCGTCGACCTCATCCGCGGCGCTGACCTCGGCCGCGTCGTCGACCTCGACCGGGTCATCGATCGAGACCGCAGGCGACGCGTCTTCGGGAGAGCCCGTCAGCGCCGCGATCTCGGCCGCGAGCAGATCGTACTTGCTGGGCCCCCGGGAGGCGACGTCCTCTGCCTCGACGTCCTCTTCGTCATCGTCCTCTTCTACTTCGTCGTCGACCTCGTCGTCGTCGTCTTCTTCTTCTTCTTCGGGCGTGATCACGCTGCCGCCCTCGTCCTCCCACGACGCGAAGTCATCGTCGCCTTGCTCCTCGGCTTCCCGCGCGGGTTCGAGCCGATCCAGCAGGGTGCAGTTCGGGGGCAGAGCCATGGCGATGGCATCGGCGTCATCGGCGCCGCCGATGACCACGGCCACCCGCACCCGCGCGGCGATCTCGGGAAGCCCCGGCAGATCTACCGGGGCGTACAGGAGCAGCGTGGCACCGGCTTCGGCCGCGCCCGCCAGTAGGCGATCCCAGCGCGGGTTGCCGGCGACTGTTTCGGGGTCCGGCACTCCCACCCCGGCGGGGGCGAAGAACACGCTATCGTCGCGCACGCGTACGGTCACCCGCCGAAGCGACGCGCCGAAGTCGAAGAGGTCGGTCATGCCCTCGTCGTTGGGCACGTCCAGGACTTCGTGCAGCTCGGGGGTCTGCAGCGACATGTCGCACAGCACCAGTCGGTGTCCTTCGCGCGACAGCGCGGCCGCCAGGTCCACCGCGGCAGCGGCCGCCCCGGCGTCACCCGCCTTGAGCAGCAGCAGCGCGGGACGATCGGCCGCATCTCTGGCGAAAAAAGAAACGATGCCGGGCGGCACCGTCGTGGGAGATTCCAAGCCGTGAGGGGCGGTTTCAGGGGACACGCTGCCCACCGGAGCATCCTCCACCCCGGAACCCACCTCGCCCCGCGGCCCCGCCGCCTCGTCCATCCCTCTCATCCCACGGAAAAATAGACCCGTGGCCCCGGATATCAAGGGGACGACGGGATCACGCCCGACGCGGCGGCCCGGCTCCGCCCGATCAGTCCGTAAAGCGCTCCATGGGCGCGTCGCCCCACAGGTTCTCGAGTTGGTAGAACGCGCGCGCGTCCGGGTGGAAGACGTGGACCACGAAGTCGATGTAGTCGATCAGCACCCACCGGGCGCTGCGCAACCCTTCGACGTGGTTGGCGCGTACCCCCTCGCGCTTCATCTCCTCCAGCACGTACTCGGCGACGCCCTTGACGTGCAGGTCGGACGTCCCGCTCACGATCAGGAAGTAGTCCGTGGCGTTGGAGACCTCTCTGAGGTCCATCACCACCACGTCTCGCGCCTTGCGGTCCACGGCATGCTGCACGGCCCGCGCGAGTGGCGCCGGCAACTCGAGGGCGGCCGCCTGCCGAGACTCTCCGCTTTCCGGAGACTCGGCCGGGCTCAGTCCTGTTTGACCACCCAAACCTTGATCTCCGGTCGGACGTCCGCGTGGAGCTTGACCGGCACCGAGAACATCCCCAGCGCCTTGATGGGCTCGTCCAGGTCGATCGTGCGCTTATCGACCGTGAAGTCGAGACCCTGCTCGTTCAGGCGGTCGGCAACGTCTGCGTTGGTGATGGAGCCGAAAAGCTTCGACTCCTCGCCCGCGCGCGCCTCGAAGGTGATCTGGATACCTTCCAGCAGAGACGCCCGGCGGCGCGCCTCCAGGAAGTCGCGGCGGGCGTTCGCCTCGGCGCGCTTCTGCTCCTCCTCCAGCTGACGCACGTTGCCGGAAGTGGCCTCATAGGCGAAGCCACGCGGCAGCAGGTAGTTGCGGGCGAAGCCGGATTTGACCGTGACGATCTCACCGGCCTCGCCCAGGGCGTCCACGTCCTTCCTCAAAATCACTTTGACGGTCTTCATCGCCTCACTCCTCGTTGGCCCGCGCGGCCTTCGCCCGCGCGCGCAAATCCAGCCACGTATCTCCCAGTCCGATCATCATCGTCGCGGGCACCGCGAACGGGTACAGCAGCACAGCGACGACCACGCCGATGACCCATACCACCGGGGCGGCGCCAGCCCAGATCGCCACGACCACCGCGATCCCCCGCAGCGCGTACAGCCCCGCCATGAAGGCGATCATGTTCGCGCCCACGCGCGAAACCACCTCGCCCAGCGGCAGGACGGTCCCGGCCAGGCCCCCGATGAGCACCCACACCATGCCATCGCCGAAGCGAAACTCGCTCAGGCTGGCGAACCCCTGCCGCTGCCGATTCCTGGCGTGCAGCGCGGCCGCAAGGCCCAGCGCGGCAAGGGTGGCCAGCGCGAGCGCGGCGGGGAAGATCAGCGTCTGTAGCCGGGCGGCCCCGACGAACGCGGCGTCCGCCGCCTCGCGGGTGGCCAGCTCACCGCCTCCCCTGCGCAAAAACGCCCCCGCGGCGGCCATGGTACGGTGCAGCCGCCGATCCAGGGCCGCCTCCAGCGGAGCCCAGCCCCCGGTCGACAGCAGCACGACGGCCGCCGAGGCCGCGGCCCCGACGGTGGCCGCCAGCGCGCGCCGGAGCGCTCCCCAGCGCGGCGCGATGGCCGTCACCATCAAGAGCCAGGCGCCCGCCAGCAGGGCCCAGCCCCGCTCGGCCCGAACCAGCCCGTCCGCCTCGGGGACGGGGGCGGTGAGCACCACACCGAGCAGCACGGCGCCGGCAAGCGCGAACAGTGGCCGCCCGGGCGACACCACCAGCAGGAGTCCCAGCGGCACGGCCAGCAGCACCGTTCCGCTCACGGGCCCCGACAGGACCATCACAGCCAGGATCAGCGCGACCGGCGTAAGCAGGCCGCGCAACGCTGCTCTAATCGTACATCTTCGTGTACGGGACCAGGGCCAGGTAGCGAGCTCGCTTGATGGCCGTACCCGTCTGCCGCTGGTGGCGGGCACACATGCCCGTCATCCGGCGCGGCAGGATCTTGCCCCGGTCGGTGATGAAGCGCCCGACCGTCTTGTCGTCCTTGTAGTTGATCTGCCGAATGCCCGCCTCACACAGGGGGCACGGCTTGTTGCCTCGCGCCATGATCAGTCCTCCCTGTCTGCGCCGAGGTCCACGCGGCCCTCGCCACCCTCACCAGCCTCGCGGTCCTCACCACCCTCGCGGCCCTCACCGCCCTCGCCGTCCTCATCCTCGTCGTCTTCGCCGCGCGGCGACACGTGCGCGATCGACATCGGCGCGGAGGGCTCGCCCTCGTGCAGGACGATCAGGTAGCGGAGCAGGTCGTCGTCCAGCTGCATGCTGCGCTCGAATTCCGGCAGCGCGTCGGTAACCGCCCGGAACTGAACAACGACGAAGTTGCCTGCGGACTTCTTGGAAATGGGGTAGGCCAGCGGGCGAGAGCCCCAGCGGTCGACGGTGGTCACTTCCCCGCCACCGGTGGTGGCCATCTCGTTGAAGCGTTCCAGCTTCTCGTCTAGCGTCGACTCGTCCAGCGTCGTGTCGAAGATGTAGACGACTTCGTAATCCCTCACGAGTGCTCCCATCCTTCGGTCTGGCCGCTCGGGCGCGGCGTTGGCGGCCCCGTCCGGGAAGGACGGAGCAGGTATATGTCGGCGCGAAAAGTAGATAAAGAGGCGGGGCGAGTCCAGTGGGCAGGCCTGGCCCCGGCGTTGCACTCCACCCCTCCGGAGGCCGTACCCGTATACGGAGGAACCGCATGCCGTGGAGGAGCACCCGCCACCCCTCGGGGGCCGACGCGCGCCCGCGCGTGCTTGCCATCCGCTGCCCTCGTTGCAGCGCCCGATTCCACCGCAGCGCCGACCGGATTCCCTTGTATAGCGTGTTTTCCTGCCACTGCTGCGGGTCCCGACTAGTGCGCCAGCAGTCGCTGATAGTGGCGCTGGGCGGGCCGGGGGAGGCAGAGTCCGCGTCGGCGGAAGCGACCAGCTAGGCCCTTCCAACCAGCGCCCGGCAGGCGTCGCACGGGCGCAACGGACGGTCCCTCTTGTGGCAGACTCGCTACAGGGACCTCGCCCCGATCGCGGTGGGCTCGAACCGAGAGCCGCACGACGCGCCGGGGTCCCTGACGGACGACGAGGTCTACTCGGCCGTGGCCTTCCTGCTGTACCTGAACGACATCATTCCCGAGGACCAGGCGCTGGACGCTGTGTCGCTTCCGGCCGTCGAAATGCCGGCCCAGAATGACTTCGTCGTCGACGATCGGCTCGAGTCGACGAGCGTGCGATGAGGCTAATCCGGCGACGACGGCATCAGCCCAGGAACCCCGGCAACTCGGCGATCGACCCGATTCTGTAATCCGGCCGCTCCTCCCTCGGCGCCTCCGCCGCCCGTGCCGCGTCGAACTTGCCGGTCTCCACCTGGATCGCGGTGAGGCCGGCCGCCTTGGCGCCTCGAATATCCGACTCCGGGTCGTCACCCACAACGGCCAGGCCGTCGACGGGCACACCCAGCGTCCCCGCCGCCAGCTCGAAGAAGGCGGGCGCCGGCTTCCCCACCAACGCGGCCTCGACCCGAGCAGCGTATTCGAGGCCCACGACGAAGGGGCCCGCGTCCAGCGTAGGACCACCGGCCGGTAGCCAGAAGCGGTTCTTGTGGATCGCGACCAGGCGGGCGCCGGCCCGTAGCGCGCGGAAGGCGGCGTTCAATCGAGCGAAGGTGAAGCCGGGTCCCAGGTCCCCCACCACGACGGCCTGGCACGCGGCGTCCCCGTGGACCAACGCGAACCCGGCGAAGTCCTCATGGGTCGACGCGGGCAGCAGGAGCAGGATCCGCTCCAGGTCCTCACGCCGCAGCCAGAGCGCGGCAGCGACGGGCGCCGTGAGGACGCGTTCGGGGTCGATCCGAAGCCCCATGCCGGCGAGCCGCTCGACCACCGCGCGTCGCGACATCCGGCTGGTGTTGGTCGTGAAGAGGAACGGAATTCCGCGTTCGCGCAGCCTGGCCACCGCCTCGACCGCACCCGGGACGAGCGCGTCGCCCTCGTAGACCGTGCCGTCCAGGTCGATGAGGAGGGCTTGGATCATGGGTTGAATAAAGGGTCGTGAACCTTGCCGGCCGCGCTTCGCGTCGACCGGCGTTAGCGTGCGAGGGCCAATCTACGCGATGGCGCTCGGCTAGGCGCCATGGTCGTTCCGGCGCGGTATCTGCTTCGGGGCGCGACGCCCCCGTCCCGCCTACCCCGCGCCGGCGGCCACTTCTTCCGCCATCTCTGCGTCTGCCTCGAGCGCTTCGCGCGCGCGTGCCTCGACGGGCCAGGGCACGTAAGAGTCGCGCGTCCAGCGCGCGGCGCCGGTGCGGTGGGCGGG from Gemmatimonadota bacterium includes:
- a CDS encoding AAA family ATPase → MKLQGLALQGFKSFADRTELQFHDGVTAIVGPNGSGKSNISDAIRWVLGEQRASAIRSGRMDDAIFSGTSERKRLSRAEVALRFSNETRRMAVPYDAVELGRVVFRESGSEYRLNGNVVRLKDVVDACRDTGLGANTYAVIEQRMVDAILSDRADERRELFEEAAGIGRYKDRRRVAERRLESAEADLERLEDLIGEVRSKVRSLARQRGRAERYKQLRDRRLSLEITLVERDLVDADVELARLTERLTEMGGDSPEERAELSRVEADLERGRIELAELNRERSGVAEKLERVSRLISERERAIAVGDERAAHAERRLGQLEAERVELRAARVAYGREIEELRTERGERAAELERADTDVKAAYAWQQQLREALMAARAEEMALRERDEEVNRRLAELRATMAESEARAREAAERGERLADEAALLEGELATLGEQGDLFEERSRKITLEIDELESARAAAAAALDEARSAESAARAARAEGEERARRYDARVASLEEETREYHGYAPAVARLLAEREQIGGVGGALAELLTVAGDDAPAVEAAMASLLQAVVVEDGAASERARAWLGSMPNAAGVVAIIERADVAKAQALLESLSFAGAAPDEPFLVGRRARLAELRTAMTASSAAAEEAAAAAEAATVLALEREAALRAEEERLREALHRLREAESEESTRSGLLGRTRRQSDELEAGRKAAAAALTDAQATAERALGEHGTLEGELEAHRSARFQAARLLAEAEAGWEAARDKESELRVLQARAEGALSGAERRLTDAEEADRRAERRQQAVDAEERENRDVAEKTAAKRTELTAQLEELFTERDRAVGDLRGRDERLTAREGSVTGLEAQARELRLTVESRSEERHRLQLRHTELDGLRRNVRERLEAEWGRPFERLVAEAERLEIEDLDAMRVELGQVTADIERLGPINMLAQQEHQEEGERLSFLETQLADLVKARDDLRTAIRRINRAALDLFHETFGEIRENFKRTFVTLFEGGECDLWLADETDPLESPIEISASPRGKRTQRIDLLSGGERALTSLALLFAIYLVKPAPFCVLDEVDAPLDEANIGRFVAMLERFKQETQFIVVTHNPRTMEAADYIYGVTMEEPGVSKIVGVQLQEALTVQEAAV
- the rsfS gene encoding ribosome silencing factor; this translates as MGGQTGLSPAESPESGESRQAAALELPAPLARAVQHAVDRKARDVVVMDLREVSNATDYFLIVSGTSDLHVKGVAEYVLEEMKREGVRANHVEGLRSARWVLIDYIDFVVHVFHPDARAFYQLENLWGDAPMERFTD
- the rplI gene encoding 50S ribosomal protein L9, with the protein product MKTVKVILRKDVDALGEAGEIVTVKSGFARNYLLPRGFAYEATSGNVRQLEEEQKRAEANARRDFLEARRRASLLEGIQITFEARAGEESKLFGSITNADVADRLNEQGLDFTVDKRTIDLDEPIKALGMFSVPVKLHADVRPEIKVWVVKQD
- the rpsR gene encoding 30S ribosomal protein S18, translating into MARGNKPCPLCEAGIRQINYKDDKTVGRFITDRGKILPRRMTGMCARHQRQTGTAIKRARYLALVPYTKMYD
- the rpsF gene encoding 30S ribosomal protein S6; the encoded protein is MRDYEVVYIFDTTLDESTLDEKLERFNEMATTGGGEVTTVDRWGSRPLAYPISKKSAGNFVVVQFRAVTDALPEFERSMQLDDDLLRYLIVLHEGEPSAPMSIAHVSPRGEDDEDEDGEGGEGREGGEDREAGEGGEGRVDLGADRED
- a CDS encoding HAD-IIA family hydrolase, producing MIQALLIDLDGTVYEGDALVPGAVEAVARLRERGIPFLFTTNTSRMSRRAVVERLAGMGLRIDPERVLTAPVAAALWLRREDLERILLLLPASTHEDFAGFALVHGDAACQAVVVGDLGPGFTFARLNAAFRALRAGARLVAIHKNRFWLPAGGPTLDAGPFVVGLEYAARVEAALVGKPAPAFFELAAGTLGVPVDGLAVVGDDPESDIRGAKAAGLTAIQVETGKFDAARAAEAPREERPDYRIGSIAELPGFLG